The following proteins come from a genomic window of Nicotiana tomentosiformis chromosome 12, ASM39032v3, whole genome shotgun sequence:
- the LOC104100602 gene encoding V-type proton ATPase 16 kDa proteolipid subunit, which yields MSSTFSGDETAPFFGFLGAAAALVFSCMGAAYGTAKSGVGVASMGVMRPELVMKSIVPVVMAGVLGIYGLIIAVIISTGINPKTKSYYLFDGYAHLSSGLACGLAGLSAGMAIGIVGDAGVRANAQQPKLFVGMILILIFAEALALYGLIVGIILSSRAGQSRAE from the exons ATGTCTTCGACTTTCAGCGGCGACGAAACTGCTCCCTTCTTCGGCTTCCTCGGCGCTGCTGCTGCCTTAGTCTTCTCCT GTATGGGAGCAGCTTATGGTACAGCGAAGAGTGGGGTAGGGGTGGCGTCAATGGGTGTGATGAGGCCGGAGTTGGTGATGAAGTCAATTGTGCCGGTTGTTATGGCTGGTGTTTTGGGTATTTATGGATTGATTATAGCTGTGATTATTAGTACAGGGATTAACCCGAAAACCAAGTCTTACTATCTTTTTGATGGATATGCTCACCTTTCCTCTGGTCTTGCTTGTGGTCTTGCTGGCCTTTCTGCTGGTATGGCCATTGGAATCGTTGGTGACGCTGGTGTTAG AGCCAATGCACAACAGCCAAAGCTTTTTGTCGGGATGATTTTGATTCTTATTTTTGCTGAAGCCCTGGCTTTGTATGGCCTTATTGTTGGAATCATCCTCTCTTCTCGTGCTGGTCAGTCTAGAGCAGAGTAG